A single Gadus macrocephalus chromosome 22, ASM3116895v1 DNA region contains:
- the LOC132451584 gene encoding LOW QUALITY PROTEIN: uncharacterized protein LOC132451584 (The sequence of the model RefSeq protein was modified relative to this genomic sequence to represent the inferred CDS: deleted 1 base in 1 codon) — MKITPRTRLVVQTLQQPVVSVPEVVRRVSLLQGSWSRTLQQPVVSVPESGAPRPCCYYLDHHTRLQTHHHHRLLQHQQKYAQPPPSPAAAAACVCTSRRRRRFPDCCGRFPGELRGHAPLTRRFPVAMKRQNVRTLSLIVCTFTYLLVGAAVFDALESEYEMREKEQLEAEEKRLQGKYNISDEDYRQLETIIMEAEPHRAGVQWKFAGSFYFAITVITTIVPNGTRAGAKLPNNVLLQH, encoded by the exons atgAAAATAACGCCAAGGACGC GGCTCGTGGTCCAGACGCTCCAGCAGCCTGTTGTGTCTGTCCCCGAAGTTGTGCGCAGGGTCTCTCTTCTGCAGGGCTCGTGGTCCAGGACGCTCCAGCAGCCTGTTGTGTCTGTCCCCGAATCCGGAGCACCCCGACCCTGCTGCTACTACCTCGACCACCACACCAGACTCCAgacacaccaccatcaccgtctcctccagcaccaacAGAAGTACgcacaaccaccaccatcaccagcggcagcagcagcctgcgtgtgcacctccagacgccGCCGACGTTTCCCCGACTGCTGCGGCCGCTTCCCGGGAGAGCTGAGGGGACATGCGCCTCTCACTCGCCGGTTCCCGGTGGCCATGAAGCGGCAGAACGTGCGGACGTTGTCCCTGATCGTCTGCACGTTCACCTACCTGCTGGTGGGCGCCGCGGTGTTCGACGCC CTGGAGTCCGAGTACGAGATGCGGGAGAAGGAGCAactggaggcggaggagaagcGGCTCCAGGGCAAGTACAACATCAGCGACGAGGATTACCGCCAGCTGGAGACCATCATCATGGAGGCAGAACCGCACCGCGCCGGGGTGCAGTGGAAGTTCGCCGGCTCTTTTTACTTCGCGATCACGGTGATCACCACGATAG TGCCAAACGGAACAAGAGCCGGGGCAAAGTTACCCAACAACGTGTTGCTGCAGCACTAG